The following proteins are co-located in the Alcaligenes faecalis genome:
- a CDS encoding MFS transporter — MMLSTRVSRSPWMLGSLMTLAMGMPMMVFYAIGVLGPQIIQDLGISREQLGWLTTSTFGLAALLSPWAGALVQRMGNRQGLFLLFLLVAMSFSLIAVLPGFWGVLTALLLCGLAQSLANPVTNQTIAQLVPAERKAGLVGIKQSGVQASALLAGLVLPTLAYKLGWRVAFVVWVPAMLCLSYLALQLLPVRAHAAASSMSWRLPWPSPQLWLLMAIQLCAGLVLSSFITFLGVFAQQLGVSPYWIGMLVSGFGVMGIVSRVLLTPIAARFGDETLLLGILFVIPIVALLLMMMAAPDRLWPLGAGVLAIGLTLVATNAIAMSMLLRDARFGAPARSAGLLSVGFFGGFAFGPPLFGVLLRSPEGFAAAWPFLMGILVCASLLCLILYQVRRMAKGE, encoded by the coding sequence ATGATGCTATCGACACGGGTAAGTCGTTCACCTTGGATGCTGGGCAGTTTGATGACGCTGGCGATGGGTATGCCGATGATGGTGTTTTACGCCATCGGTGTGCTGGGCCCGCAAATCATTCAGGACTTGGGCATCTCGCGCGAGCAACTGGGGTGGTTGACTACCAGCACCTTTGGTCTGGCTGCCTTGCTCTCGCCGTGGGCGGGGGCTTTGGTGCAGCGCATGGGCAATCGGCAAGGTTTGTTTTTGTTGTTCCTGCTGGTAGCCATGTCCTTTAGTCTGATTGCGGTCTTGCCGGGTTTCTGGGGTGTGCTGACGGCCTTGCTCTTGTGCGGCTTGGCGCAATCCTTGGCGAACCCGGTGACCAATCAGACTATTGCCCAGTTGGTACCGGCAGAGCGCAAGGCGGGGCTAGTCGGTATCAAGCAGTCCGGCGTGCAGGCTTCGGCCTTGCTGGCCGGTCTGGTCCTACCGACCCTGGCCTACAAGCTGGGGTGGCGGGTGGCGTTTGTGGTGTGGGTGCCGGCCATGCTGTGCCTGTCCTATTTAGCCTTGCAGCTTTTGCCCGTCAGAGCCCATGCCGCTGCCAGTAGCATGTCCTGGCGCTTGCCCTGGCCCAGCCCACAATTGTGGCTATTGATGGCCATTCAGTTGTGCGCAGGTCTGGTACTGTCGTCCTTCATTACTTTTCTGGGCGTTTTTGCACAGCAGTTGGGCGTGTCGCCGTACTGGATAGGGATGCTGGTCAGCGGCTTTGGGGTGATGGGGATTGTGTCCCGAGTACTGCTGACGCCCATCGCCGCCCGCTTTGGTGATGAAACCTTGCTACTGGGCATCCTGTTTGTCATCCCGATTGTGGCCTTGTTGCTGATGATGATGGCCGCGCCGGACAGGCTCTGGCCTTTGGGAGCCGGGGTTCTGGCCATTGGTTTGACTCTGGTGGCCACCAATGCCATTGCCATGAGCATGTTGCTGCGAGATGCCCGTTTTGGGGCGCCGGCTCGTAGCGCCGGACTTTTATCCGTCGGGTTCTTTGGTGGCTTTGCCTTTGGCCCGCCCCTGTTTGGTGTGCTGCTGCGCTCGCCCGAAGGCTTTGCCGCTGCCTGGCCTTTCCTGATGGGTATTCTGGTGTGCGCCAGCTTGTTGTGCCTGATTTTGTACCAGGTTCGTCGTATGGCGAAAGGGGAATGA
- a CDS encoding carboxymuconolactone decarboxylase family protein, with protein sequence MSETSYKQLTHGISSNLAQLRQTQPEVMKGFGEIGKAAMSGGAIDAKTKELIALAIGVATRCEGCIGFHSKALAHMNASQEEVHEALGVAIYMGGGPSVMYAANAVAAFNEFKS encoded by the coding sequence ATGAGTGAAACCAGCTACAAGCAATTAACCCACGGTATTTCCAGCAATCTGGCACAGTTGCGCCAGACCCAGCCCGAGGTCATGAAGGGCTTTGGAGAAATAGGCAAGGCAGCCATGAGTGGCGGTGCTATTGATGCCAAGACCAAGGAACTGATCGCCTTGGCAATTGGCGTGGCCACGCGCTGCGAAGGCTGCATTGGCTTTCACAGCAAGGCACTGGCGCACATGAACGCCAGCCAGGAGGAAGTCCACGAAGCCTTGGGCGTTGCCATTTATATGGGTGGTGGCCCATCCGTCATGTACGCCGCCAATGCCGTTGCCGCTTTTAATGAGTTCAAGTCTTGA
- a CDS encoding DsrE family protein: MPKPAAFVSTLFHAQGNPDKVTVALTMAVNAVQKGHSACLILMAEGVALGIPGAADPINIGAPFEPAADLVKKYLEQGGRVAVCKSCMLHNGLSAEQMDPRFEIITAPDVIDLLMGATGSLQIS, encoded by the coding sequence ATGCCTAAACCCGCTGCTTTCGTATCCACGCTCTTTCATGCACAGGGCAATCCCGACAAAGTCACTGTGGCCCTGACCATGGCTGTCAATGCGGTTCAGAAAGGACATAGCGCCTGCCTGATTCTAATGGCTGAAGGAGTCGCACTAGGTATACCCGGTGCCGCTGACCCGATCAATATTGGCGCACCTTTTGAGCCTGCAGCAGATCTGGTGAAGAAGTATCTGGAGCAAGGCGGACGCGTAGCCGTGTGCAAGTCCTGCATGCTGCATAACGGTCTAAGCGCCGAGCAGATGGACCCACGCTTTGAGATCATTACCGCGCCGGATGTCATCGACCTGCTGATGGGTGCAACAGGGTCTTTACAGATTTCCTGA